The Gloeobacter violaceus PCC 7421 DNA window CAGGTTTCACCCTGACGCCTGAAACCTGCTCTGGAGGCGGTTGCCCTCTCAACGATGCACACCTCGGTTGACAAACAGGTTAAAACTTAATCTGGTTGTCAACCAAAGCGACATTCAAGTACAGCATCTTATGAACAGTCAGCGACTCAAGCAGTTGCGTCTGGCTCGCGGGTTAACTTTGGAAGCCCTGGCTGCCGAGTTGGGGGAGTGGTCACCAAGCAAGCACTTTCGAAGTACGAGCAGGGGCGCGCACGGCCCTCGCTCCGGGTCATGAACTGACTGGCCTAGGCCCCAGGGGTCAAAGCCGTATACCTATTCAGCGACCCGGAAGTGGATGTCAAATTCATCGCCTACCGCAAAGCCTCCAGACTGCCAAAACGGGATCAAGAGCACATCGAAAATCGGATCCGCCGGGATCTGGAGGAGCGGGTCCGCCTGCAGCGCCTATTGCATCCTGCGGCCAACCCGGTATTGCCCGTGCTGGAGTGGAGCATTGACTCTATCGAGCAAGCCGAACAGGCGGCGGAGCAATTGCGCAAGCTATGGCAATTGGGTCAGGCTCCGATCGCCAGTGTCGTCGGCGTGCTGGAGGAGCATTTTGTGCATGTGCTCGACATCGAAACCCGCGAGGGCTTCGACGGCATTTCGGCTGTGGCCTACGCCCCTGCCGAGCGGGCAGTCGCGGCGGTGGCCGTGACCCGTCATGGTGTGGCCGGTGAGCGGCAACGGCGGGGCGAGGTGTGGCTGGTTGACCTTCAACCAAGCTGGTCGCGCCCATCACCAGCTGGAAACCTCACTTTGAAAAGAACATCTGGCATATTCGGCTCACACCAGATGCAATGAACGGTCTCGACAACGAATCCGCCGTCGATGCGCTCCAGGTGCGATCACTTGCCCTGGAGCGATTTCGCAAGAAGCTGGGAAAGTTGCCTGCAAAAACTATGGAGGAGATCGCAGCAGCCGTCGCCGCTGCTATTTAAGTACTCCTGATTCTGCCTAGCGGTTGTTCTCAAATTCGGTGCGAATGATTACTTGTTGCCCGAAGTACCTCCGAAAAAATATTTCAGCGCAGCGTGCGCTGCACCATTCAGCCGCGATCGATGTGCACCGTGTCCTGTTCGTCGTTGCCGCGCTGCACGGGCAGGTCGCTCAGATCGGCATGGACGATGTCTTTGCCCGTACCACCGATAAGCTGGTCCATGCCTTCGCCGCCAAATAGCCGGTCGTTGTCTTCCCCGCCAATCAAAATATCGTCGCCCGGGCCACCCACCAAACAGTCGTCGCCGGGACCGCCATCCAACAAATCGTTGCCGGGGCCGCCCAGGATTTTGTCGTTGCCCGCGCCGCCGTAAAGTTTATCGTCACCGGGGCCGCCGTCAATCAAATCATCCCCATCGCCGCCGTGGATGGTGTCGTTGCCTTCGCCGCCGTACAGCCGGTCGTTGCCGGGGCCGCCATCGATGAGGTCGTTGCCCGCGCCGCCGATAATCAGGTCATTGCCCTCCTCGCCGTACAGTTCGAGGTCGAATTCGACATCTTCGTCCACCTGAATAATGTCGTCGCCCGCTCCACCGCGGATGCACAGGCCGTCTTTGAATTCTTCGCGGTCCAAAGAGAAGCGCTCGCACTCTTTGCCGTGGGCATCGAGCACGATCACCAGAAGGCCGTCCACTTCACCGGCAGTGTTGCGCCGGTTGCTCACCCGGATATTGTCGTTGCCCGGCGTCCCTTTGAAGGTCACCTTGCCAGTTTTCGGATCGCGTTCGCGGGTCACCATTGCCCTGCTCCTGCTGCAAGTCGCTCTCAGTATAAGAAGACACCCACCCAGGGCAAGCGTTGCAGACTACTTCGGCAAATTCTCCGGCGCGGTGAGCCGGCCGATTGGGTAGATGTTGTACCGATCGTCCCAGTAGGGGGTACGGCGATAGAAAAATTCGAGCCGCGCCTCGGGGCTTGCGGCGAAGGCCGATTCCTCCGAAACCTTGCGCTCGAACTCGGCTTTGAGCTTCGGGTCGCGCGCGAGCATCTCGCGGGCCATCTTCTCCATCACGTAAGCTTCTGCGTACTCCTTTTGCTCGAAGATGGCGTCGAGGAAACCCCATTGCAAGAGCGAGTCGGGACCCTGTGGTTCGAGTAAATGAATTGCGACGTTGGCGGCGCGCTGGTCGAGGGGGACAACCAGCGATCCGGCCGGATAGGTGATCTGGCGCCGGATGGGGGTGAGCTTAAAATCTTTGAGCCGGATGCGGCCCTCGAAGGGCGCGGCTTCCCAGACCGGAGCGCTAAATTCGTAGGTCTCGACGGTGAGGGTACTCGGGCCATCCAGGGTCCGGTGGCGCAGCCCATGGGCTTTGATCTTGTCGATCACCTCCGTGAGCGAGACTGGCACCACGTAGGCAAGCGGCGGTGCCACGGCCTTTTCGACCGTCGCCTCGTCAAACAGGGGAATGGTGAAGGTCTTCGGTTTGGTAGGCTCGTAGCGCAACCAGGTACTGCCGGAGACAGCACTCAGTTCAAGGGTCGTTTCGAATCCTTGAAATTGAAACGGTCGGCTGTGCTCGCTGAGCTTGAAGGTCAGCGGGTAGCGAAAATTCGGGTCGTAGCGCCGGCCGCGGGCGACGGTCTGTTCGTCGACGCGGGCAACCAGGGTGCGTAGCTCGCTCGGATAGCGCTTCAGGTGGGCAAAAATCTCCACCAGCAGGTCGTAGGTGGCCGTCACCCGGCTTTTGTAGTCCTTGAGCATGTGGGTTTCCACCAGCAGGGTCGGGCGGTTCTGGAGGGCGCCGTAGCCGGTGGAGAAGCGCGGCTCGGAAGGATCCTGGGTAATGCCTTTGGAGACATCTTTGCTGTCGCGCAGGATGATGTAGGGCGAGACGACATGACCGCGCCCCGCCACGGCCGGAAAGATTTCGCCTTCGAAGGCCACTTTTTGCCAGGCCACCAGCGCCGGATCCAGGCTCGCCCCCGTCTCCAGGCCGTAGGTGAGGTTGTACTGGTAGTCGGCGCCGTCGGTGTCGTGGGTATCGACAATCAGATCCGGCAGATAGCGCTCAAAGACATTGAGCCAGACGCGCATCTCAGGGGTGTCGGCTTTGAGAAAGTCGCGGTTGAGATTGAGGTTCTGGGCGGTGGTGCGCCAGCCCGATTCCTCGGGACCGTTCTGGTTGATCCGGGTGTAGGGGCCGAAGCGCTCGTGGCCATCGACGCCGAAGACCGGAATAAAGACTAAGATCGCCCCGTCGAGCAGGGCCGCGTGTTTGCCTGAGATCACCAGATCCCGCACAAAAGCGAAACCGGCGTCCTTGCCCGGGATCTCGCCGGGGTGGATGGCGGCGTTGACCAGCACGATGTCTTTGCCCGTCGCCCGGGCCGCTTCGGGGGTGAATGCTTTGTCCTTGGAGACCACCAGCACTGGGATAGCCCGGCCCTCGGGGCTTTTGCCCAACAATTGCAACTGCACCAGCGGCGAAGCCGCCGCAAGGCGCTGGGCGTAGGCAATATCTTCGTCGTAGCGGCTGGTGCGGCGGTAGTTTGTCGCCTCCGCCCGGGTTTGCCATTCGCCCGCCGGCTCCGCCGCCATCGCTTGCTCCAGTAGGATCGATCCCAACAGATGCACGCCGACCAGCGCGCAGAACAGTACCGCTTGTCTATGCATTAATGGGTGCTACGCCTTCGCTCCGAGGGTGGCAAAGAGCATGTCCATCTCCGCCGGTAGACCCGTGGAGATGCGCACATAGCCGGGTAGCTGCCAGCGCTGGCCGCCTGCAATCAGTACATCGGCGCGGGCCAGTTTCTGAACCAGCGGGCCGCAGTCGCCTTGGACTTTGGCCCAGACAAAGGGCGCGTCGCCGGGCACGGGCTTCAGGCCGAATTCGGGCAGTTTGGCCAGCAGTTGGGTACGGGCGGCCACAGCGACCTGGCGTGAGCGCATCAGGTAGTCGGCGTCGGCGAGGGAAGCGGCGGCGGCGGCCACAACGGCGGTGTTCACCCCCAGCATGTTGAGCAGGTAAGGGCGCAACCGCTCGCGCACCGGTTGGGATGCGACCGCGTAACCGAGCCTGAGCCCCGCCAGGCCGTGGATTTTGGAGAAGGTGCGGGTGACCAGCACGTTGGGCCGGCTCGCGGCAAGGCCCATGGCGCTCATCACCCCGGGCGACTCGGCAAAGTCGATGTAGGCTTCGTCGACCACCAGCAGGGTCTTTGGATCGAGGCGGTCGGCCAGGCGGGTGATCTCGGCCAGGGTAAGGGCGGTGCCGGTGGGATTGTTGGGGTTGGTGATGACGACCACCCGGGTCCTGGGGGTCACGGCTCCCGCCATCGCCTCCACGTCGTGGCGGTACTCGGGCGTGAGCGGTACAGCCACCCGCCGGACCCGCTCGCCCAACATGCTCTGGGCGGCGGAGCCCACCGCGCCGTAACCGGGGGACGCTTCGACAAATTCGCCCCCATCGAGGCCCCAGGCCAGGGCCACCGCCTGCAGGATCTCCGAAGAACCGGCCCCGAGCAATACCGAACTCGCTTCAAAAGCCTCAAACAGCGCACCGAGATCCGCGGCACTGCCGGGCGAAGCAAGACTCAGGCCGTGGAGCGCGCAGATCCCCTCAAGCAGCGAGAAAACCGTCGCCATCGGGTAGCGGTTGCAGCCGTCCAGCGCCTCTGAAGCCGCTTTGAGCGCCAGAGGCGAAGGCCCGAGGGGATTTTCGTTGTAGAGCAAGCGCACCGTGCCGGCCGGGACGCCCACGCCCTGCACCGAGGAGACCCGGCGCACCTCGGCGGCCCACAGTGCCGGGGGGGCAACCGCCGCTACACCAGCCCACCAACTCAACCCCTGCAACGCGGCGCGGCGCGAAATTTCCACCGGGACACTCCTGTACAAACCGATGCTCCTTCTTAACACGATTTAGACTGTGGCGATTGTGGAGATCGCTACTACCAGGGGACTCGATGCTTTCCGCCTACAATAAATACATCGCTTTCGGCTTGGCGTTGTTGCAACCCCGCTGCTCTATCGCTGGAGATTCGGCATTGGGCGGCAAGGGGGAAGCCTATCGGACCAGTGTTGAACTTGCCCATGGAATTGATCGCCGTCGTAGCCATGGACAGTCGCCGCCTAATCGGACGGGGCGATGGTCTACCCTGGCACTGCCCGGAAGATCTTAGTGCGTTCAAAGCACTGACCTGGGGCCAACCTTTGCTGATGGGCCGCCGAACCTTCGAGAGCATCCTCGCCCGCCGAGGCAAACCTTTGCCCGAGCGCGAACATTATGTGCTGACGGCCAGACGCGGACCGTCCTTTCCAACGGTCCGCTATATTTGCTCACCGGATCAGGCGCTTGCTCTGCCTGTCGAACGCCTGTTCGTGATTGGCGGCGCTTCGGTGTACGCCCAAACCGCCGACCAGCTAGATACCCTTTACCTGAGTTTGATCCCCGGCTTGCACACGGGCGATGTCTTCCTGCCGGACTTGGGAAACCGGTGGGCAGTGGAAATTATTGAAAAATTTCAAACCTTTAAACGTTGGCGCCTACTGCGCAGTCCTTCTGTGGGCTTCGATTGGTCCCAGCTTGTCGAAGGCGGCTAGCGGTCGCGGCGTTCGTCGTCGGGAGAACGGTTGTACAAAGCTTCGAGGCGGCTGCGGATGTCGGTGTCGCGGGGGGTGACACGCACCACCAGCAGCGAGTCTTTGATCACCCGGCCGTTGCGGTCAAGCAATTCAGGGTGGGGCTGAATGCGGTTGGCTCTGCCCTGCTGCTTCTGCCGCCAGCCCGTCGCCATGGTGTAGAACGCCAGGGTGCCCAGGAGGAGAAAACACAACAGGTACAGAAGGTGGAGCAGCATCGGTAGCCTCAGCCAGAAAGTTTATACGGTTCTCTCGACTCTAGAACCCCTGCCAATCCCTATCGGGCATCGGTAGGTATTGATCCCCACGCCACGGAACCTACTTGCCATATTAGCCCCCTTTGCCAGGGGGCAGCATCTTTCTTCTGGTTTAGGTCCCGAGTCGCTAGGATGTATAAGTACCAAGGAGTACAAGGTATGCCCGACCCGGTTGTCGATCTGCGCAGCGACACGGTGACCCGACCGACCCGG harbors:
- a CDS encoding DUF2973 domain-containing protein gives rise to the protein MLLHLLYLLCFLLLGTLAFYTMATGWRQKQQGRANRIQPHPELLDRNGRVIKDSLLVVRVTPRDTDIRSRLEALYNRSPDDERRDR
- a CDS encoding type II toxin-antitoxin system PemK/MazF family toxin, with the translated sequence MRLTPDAMNGLDNESAVDALQVRSLALERFRKKLGKLPAKTMEEIAAAVAAAI
- a CDS encoding pyridoxal phosphate-dependent aminotransferase, translating into MEISRRAALQGLSWWAGVAAVAPPALWAAEVRRVSSVQGVGVPAGTVRLLYNENPLGPSPLALKAASEALDGCNRYPMATVFSLLEGICALHGLSLASPGSAADLGALFEAFEASSVLLGAGSSEILQAVALAWGLDGGEFVEASPGYGAVGSAAQSMLGERVRRVAVPLTPEYRHDVEAMAGAVTPRTRVVVITNPNNPTGTALTLAEITRLADRLDPKTLLVVDEAYIDFAESPGVMSAMGLAASRPNVLVTRTFSKIHGLAGLRLGYAVASQPVRERLRPYLLNMLGVNTAVVAAAAASLADADYLMRSRQVAVAARTQLLAKLPEFGLKPVPGDAPFVWAKVQGDCGPLVQKLARADVLIAGGQRWQLPGYVRISTGLPAEMDMLFATLGAKA
- a CDS encoding calcium-binding protein codes for the protein MVTRERDPKTGKVTFKGTPGNDNIRVSNRRNTAGEVDGLLVIVLDAHGKECERFSLDREEFKDGLCIRGGAGDDIIQVDEDVEFDLELYGEEGNDLIIGGAGNDLIDGGPGNDRLYGGEGNDTIHGGDGDDLIDGGPGDDKLYGGAGNDKILGGPGNDLLDGGPGDDCLVGGPGDDILIGGEDNDRLFGGEGMDQLIGGTGKDIVHADLSDLPVQRGNDEQDTVHIDRG
- a CDS encoding M14 family metallopeptidase, which gives rise to MHRQAVLFCALVGVHLLGSILLEQAMAAEPAGEWQTRAEATNYRRTSRYDEDIAYAQRLAAASPLVQLQLLGKSPEGRAIPVLVVSKDKAFTPEAARATGKDIVLVNAAIHPGEIPGKDAGFAFVRDLVISGKHAALLDGAILVFIPVFGVDGHERFGPYTRINQNGPEESGWRTTAQNLNLNRDFLKADTPEMRVWLNVFERYLPDLIVDTHDTDGADYQYNLTYGLETGASLDPALVAWQKVAFEGEIFPAVAGRGHVVSPYIILRDSKDVSKGITQDPSEPRFSTGYGALQNRPTLLVETHMLKDYKSRVTATYDLLVEIFAHLKRYPSELRTLVARVDEQTVARGRRYDPNFRYPLTFKLSEHSRPFQFQGFETTLELSAVSGSTWLRYEPTKPKTFTIPLFDEATVEKAVAPPLAYVVPVSLTEVIDKIKAHGLRHRTLDGPSTLTVETYEFSAPVWEAAPFEGRIRLKDFKLTPIRRQITYPAGSLVVPLDQRAANVAIHLLEPQGPDSLLQWGFLDAIFEQKEYAEAYVMEKMAREMLARDPKLKAEFERKVSEESAFAASPEARLEFFYRRTPYWDDRYNIYPIGRLTAPENLPK
- a CDS encoding dihydrofolate reductase, which encodes MELIAVVAMDSRRLIGRGDGLPWHCPEDLSAFKALTWGQPLLMGRRTFESILARRGKPLPEREHYVLTARRGPSFPTVRYICSPDQALALPVERLFVIGGASVYAQTADQLDTLYLSLIPGLHTGDVFLPDLGNRWAVEIIEKFQTFKRWRLLRSPSVGFDWSQLVEGG